In Fundidesulfovibrio soli, the following proteins share a genomic window:
- a CDS encoding flagellar motor protein MotB, whose protein sequence is MADKEHKKIIIKKVKKGGHGGHHGGSWKVAYADFVTAMMAFFLVMWLVNSLPQEKREQVAQYFQSFSLFDNGAQPGLVPATDLSQIQRENNPPAIVQPISESPAGAAKEKSEAEKMAEALKDAVETKTPDLKQQVTVKTEADKVIFELAEDAKGKPLFALGKADLTPDAKRVLEAVAPKMAQAGKGALTIEGHTDAYTYAGERFTNWELSTERASGARRVLEKAGVSGEAVGMVAGFAATRPMVPANVYDPKNRRIRLVLEVPNAKKSPESGAQGQGAGGQPADAKAKKGPGNMFVEPEAPPPPPESPIPQDKREILDRQIERLYDEQIKGKP, encoded by the coding sequence ATGGCGGACAAGGAACACAAGAAAATCATCATCAAGAAGGTGAAGAAGGGCGGGCACGGCGGCCACCATGGTGGCAGCTGGAAGGTGGCCTATGCCGACTTCGTCACCGCCATGATGGCCTTCTTCCTGGTCATGTGGCTGGTCAACTCCCTGCCGCAGGAGAAGCGCGAGCAGGTGGCGCAGTATTTCCAGTCCTTCAGCCTGTTCGACAACGGCGCTCAGCCCGGGCTGGTCCCCGCCACGGACCTCTCCCAGATCCAGCGGGAGAACAACCCCCCGGCAATCGTCCAGCCCATCAGCGAGAGCCCCGCCGGGGCCGCCAAGGAGAAGTCCGAGGCCGAGAAGATGGCCGAGGCGCTCAAGGACGCCGTGGAGACCAAGACGCCGGACCTCAAGCAGCAGGTCACGGTGAAGACAGAGGCCGACAAGGTGATCTTCGAGCTGGCGGAGGACGCCAAGGGCAAGCCCCTGTTCGCCCTGGGCAAGGCCGACCTGACCCCGGACGCCAAGCGCGTTTTGGAGGCCGTGGCCCCCAAGATGGCCCAGGCCGGAAAGGGCGCGCTGACCATCGAGGGCCACACCGACGCCTACACCTACGCGGGCGAACGCTTCACCAACTGGGAGCTCTCCACCGAGCGGGCCTCGGGCGCGCGGCGCGTGCTGGAGAAGGCGGGGGTGTCGGGCGAGGCCGTGGGCATGGTGGCGGGATTCGCGGCCACGCGGCCCATGGTCCCGGCCAACGTGTACGACCCTAAGAACCGCCGCATCCGCCTGGTGCTGGAAGTGCCCAACGCCAAAAAGAGCCCCGAGTCCGGTGCTCAGGGCCAGGGCGCGGGCGGCCAGCCGGCGGACGCCAAGGCCAAGAAGGGCCCCGGCAACATGTTCGTGGAGCCCGAAGCTCCACCGCCGCCCCCGGAATCGCCCATCCCCCAGGATAAAAGGGAAATTCTGGACCGGCAGATCGAAAGGCTATACGACGAGCAAATCAAGGGCAAACCCTGA
- a CDS encoding response regulator, producing the protein MSGEIRVLLAEDVPILRAAVASMLSACPRVRLSGEAGDGAEAVRLAGELGPDVVLMDLSMPVLDGPEAIARIKRAAPGTAVLALTAHDDPALIVRTYIAGADGYLLKDITSDELCQALARAAAGQPTLGRSGAAALLGALEGGARGLNEPQRDLLEFMAQGMTEAEAGSLLGLGQAGTAELISGVLRVLRELRG; encoded by the coding sequence ATGTCCGGGGAAATACGGGTTCTGCTGGCCGAGGACGTGCCCATCCTTCGGGCTGCCGTGGCCTCCATGCTCTCGGCCTGCCCTCGGGTCCGGCTTTCGGGCGAGGCCGGGGACGGGGCCGAGGCGGTGCGCCTGGCCGGGGAGCTCGGGCCGGACGTGGTGCTCATGGACCTCTCCATGCCCGTGCTGGACGGGCCCGAGGCCATCGCCCGGATCAAGCGGGCCGCGCCCGGCACGGCCGTCCTGGCGCTCACCGCCCATGACGATCCGGCTCTCATCGTGCGGACCTACATTGCGGGTGCGGACGGATACCTCCTCAAGGACATCACCTCAGACGAGCTCTGCCAGGCTCTGGCGCGCGCGGCGGCTGGGCAGCCCACACTCGGGCGCTCCGGCGCGGCGGCGCTGCTGGGCGCCCTTGAAGGCGGGGCGCGGGGGCTGAACGAGCCTCAGCGCGACCTGCTGGAGTTCATGGCCCAGGGCATGACCGAGGCCGAGGCCGGGTCGCTCCTGGGCCTGGGCCAGGCGGGCACGGCGGAGCTGATAAGCGGGGTGCTGCGGGTGTTGCGCGAGCTGCGCGGCTAA
- a CDS encoding OmpA/MotB family protein gives MSKGSSRSPRPSRRHQAHHGGSWKVAYADFVTAMMAFFLLMWIMNMVPKDVQKALETYFKSETSPAVSMQDPNSPVMGSTTAKPQALTEEQAARYTIAMRFKKIITEDPYLKRSSGVSSDDQGVLLRVNNDSLFRPGSAEITPEAAKIVKEVQDVLRSFNLNLMVRGHATPDEYKSGPFPSNWELSGARAGAVVRAILKDSAISPNRVRAVSYGDTLPLVPAFDPDSNALNRRVEFYFHRPGVMNTMVVN, from the coding sequence ATGTCAAAGGGTTCATCGCGCTCACCCAGGCCGTCCCGCCGCCACCAGGCGCACCACGGCGGCAGTTGGAAAGTGGCCTACGCCGACTTCGTGACGGCCATGATGGCCTTCTTCCTGCTCATGTGGATCATGAACATGGTGCCCAAGGACGTGCAGAAGGCGCTGGAGACCTATTTCAAGTCCGAGACCAGCCCCGCCGTCTCCATGCAGGACCCCAACTCCCCGGTGATGGGATCCACAACGGCCAAACCCCAGGCCCTCACCGAAGAGCAGGCAGCCCGTTACACCATCGCCATGCGCTTCAAGAAGATCATCACCGAGGATCCCTACCTCAAGCGCAGCTCCGGCGTGAGCAGCGACGACCAGGGCGTGCTCCTGCGCGTGAACAACGACAGCCTCTTCCGGCCTGGCTCCGCCGAGATCACCCCGGAGGCCGCCAAGATCGTCAAGGAAGTCCAGGACGTGCTGCGCTCCTTCAACCTCAACCTCATGGTGCGCGGCCACGCCACGCCCGACGAGTACAAATCCGGCCCCTTCCCCTCCAACTGGGAGCTCTCCGGCGCCCGGGCCGGGGCCGTGGTGCGCGCCATCCTCAAGGACTCGGCCATAAGCCCCAACCGGGTGCGCGCCGTCTCCTACGGGGACACTCTGCCCCTGGTGCCCGCCTTCGACCCGGACAGCAACGCCCTCAACCGCAGGGTGGAGTTCTATTTCCACCGGCCTGGGGTGATGAACACCATGGTGGTGAACTGA
- a CDS encoding ComF family protein: MKALAARALGAARALAGWRCPCCLAAQEREGLCARCAGLLTPRAKGYCPGCGELTPVADQEPTLCLRCRETPRPWDALGFYGAYGGALRECLLRFKFGGSHSGQAFLTGLMRQAYELHRQRPGGMDPRGPELVCAVPVHWRRLVSRGFNQSFELAKGLGRALGAPVPADALRKVRATGPQSRLGARERAVNLKGAFEADPALVSGRRALLVDDVMTTGSTLEAASKALRGAGCARVEVLVLARDEKIGG, encoded by the coding sequence GTGAAAGCCCTCGCCGCCCGGGCGCTCGGGGCGGCGCGCGCCCTGGCCGGGTGGCGCTGCCCGTGCTGCCTGGCCGCGCAGGAGCGCGAGGGGCTCTGCGCCCGCTGCGCCGGATTGTTGACGCCCCGCGCCAAAGGATACTGCCCCGGCTGCGGGGAACTGACGCCCGTCGCCGACCAGGAGCCCACCCTCTGCCTGCGCTGCCGGGAGACCCCCCGGCCCTGGGACGCGCTGGGCTTCTACGGGGCCTACGGGGGGGCGTTGCGGGAGTGCCTGCTGCGCTTCAAGTTCGGGGGCAGCCACTCGGGCCAGGCCTTTCTCACGGGGCTCATGCGCCAGGCCTACGAACTGCACCGCCAGCGCCCGGGCGGGATGGACCCGCGCGGGCCGGAGTTGGTCTGCGCGGTGCCCGTGCACTGGCGCAGGCTGGTCTCCAGGGGCTTCAACCAGAGCTTCGAGCTGGCCAAGGGCCTGGGCCGCGCCCTGGGCGCGCCCGTCCCGGCCGACGCCCTGCGCAAGGTCCGGGCCACAGGGCCGCAGAGCAGGCTCGGGGCCAGGGAGCGCGCCGTGAACCTCAAGGGCGCTTTCGAGGCGGACCCGGCGCTGGTTTCGGGCAGGCGCGCGCTGCTTGTGGACGATGTTATGACCACCGGCTCCACCCTGGAAGCGGCGTCCAAAGCCTTGCGCGGCGCGGGCTGCGCCAGAGTGGAAGTACTGGTTCTGGCGAGGGATGAAAAAATCGGGGGTTGA
- the motA gene encoding flagellar motor stator protein MotA has product MIAILGILVVIGCVASGYWIAGGKFGVLLQPAELLVIGGAAMGSLLIASTKTSLKLVLHHLGEVFSGKHYSKVQYVELLSLLARLLIKIRREGLASVERDVEHPEASAIFTGHQNIKNDTQMIRFICDTFRVYLVTGEPGEIEGIMHADIESMHALTALPAQNISKVAESLPGLGIVAAVLGVVLTMQKITAPPDELGHSIGAALVGTFLGVLLCYGFVGPMATKLENRSQEREAFFGVIRATISATAHGATPMIALEFGRRSVPDIYRPTFEELEQIIRGG; this is encoded by the coding sequence ATGATCGCGATACTTGGCATACTGGTCGTCATCGGCTGCGTGGCCAGCGGCTACTGGATCGCAGGGGGCAAGTTCGGCGTACTGCTCCAGCCGGCGGAGCTGCTGGTCATAGGCGGAGCGGCCATGGGCTCGCTGCTGATCGCGTCCACCAAGACTTCGCTCAAGCTTGTGCTGCACCACCTGGGCGAGGTCTTCTCCGGCAAGCACTACTCCAAGGTCCAGTACGTCGAGCTTCTGAGCCTGCTGGCCAGGCTGCTCATCAAGATACGCCGCGAAGGGCTGGCCAGCGTGGAGCGCGACGTGGAGCACCCCGAGGCCAGCGCCATCTTCACAGGGCACCAGAACATCAAGAACGACACGCAGATGATCCGCTTCATCTGCGACACGTTCCGCGTCTACCTGGTCACGGGCGAACCCGGCGAGATCGAGGGCATCATGCACGCGGACATCGAGTCCATGCACGCCTTGACCGCCCTGCCCGCCCAGAACATCTCCAAGGTGGCCGAGTCCCTTCCGGGCCTGGGCATCGTGGCGGCGGTGCTGGGCGTGGTGCTGACCATGCAGAAGATCACCGCGCCGCCCGACGAATTGGGCCACTCCATCGGCGCGGCGCTCGTGGGCACCTTCCTGGGCGTGCTGCTCTGCTACGGCTTCGTGGGCCCCATGGCCACCAAGCTGGAGAACCGCAGCCAGGAGCGCGAGGCGTTCTTCGGGGTCATCCGCGCCACCATCTCGGCCACCGCCCACGGCGCCACCCCCATGATCGCCCTGGAGTTCGGCCGCCGCTCCGTGCCGGACATCTACCGGCCCACCTTCGAGGAACTCGAGCAGATCATCCGCGGGGGCTGA
- a CDS encoding DNA integrity scanning protein DisA nucleotide-binding domain protein, translating to MIQNTAKQISARNVLEGLRQGLSRFSGPSRAALIMAETADSPLTVHDPGRLLRGHEPKLQKVFLEDTSWRDNAPDTKAMKPFGQTAWVDPLHLTGLICAGGYSQPLFYQIWFTELHPNMCSTGPTQRWLEHAVWLLAHDFASEGAFFTSASKHALEAFEQHAVRNHLFAEMSRELGRPPQMPLYPILEAVLNVSTTREEGQRPLGKMIFIEPADADQVPWLVRFPESERPYLRNAKHVRKLLLAVERSLRRLVSDGERVLGISGPVNMLPCRLTADFQDRFGFLRLGGRPVCSFVDGAYHSTTRKPNLVVLEEALLESEAGPDEGHDLYQIVCSIVDEARKEGFGCTLLLDPKSSLTPLAGQHMAPPLSLRDPHHLDLAKSLAKLDGALHITGGGDLYAFACLLDGTSVGSEDRSRGARFNSALRFTAMHPGVLAVVVSADAPVFCFQDGVQLNAVCELQHDCELDLDPPTLEKWLEGQ from the coding sequence ATGATCCAAAACACCGCCAAGCAGATATCCGCGCGCAACGTGCTGGAAGGGCTCCGCCAGGGCCTGAGCCGGTTTTCCGGCCCGAGCAGGGCCGCGCTCATCATGGCCGAGACCGCGGATTCCCCCCTCACCGTGCACGACCCCGGCAGGCTGTTGCGCGGCCACGAGCCCAAGCTGCAAAAGGTCTTCCTCGAGGACACATCCTGGCGGGACAACGCCCCCGACACCAAGGCCATGAAGCCCTTCGGCCAGACGGCCTGGGTCGATCCGCTGCACCTCACGGGCCTGATCTGCGCGGGCGGCTACTCCCAGCCGCTGTTCTACCAGATATGGTTCACGGAGCTGCACCCCAACATGTGCTCCACAGGCCCCACCCAGCGCTGGCTGGAGCACGCGGTCTGGCTCCTGGCCCACGATTTCGCCTCCGAGGGCGCGTTCTTCACTTCGGCCTCCAAGCACGCCCTGGAGGCCTTCGAGCAGCACGCCGTACGCAACCACCTTTTCGCGGAGATGAGCCGCGAGCTGGGCAGGCCCCCCCAGATGCCGCTCTACCCGATCCTGGAAGCGGTGCTCAACGTCTCCACCACCCGGGAGGAGGGTCAGCGGCCGCTGGGCAAGATGATCTTCATAGAGCCCGCCGACGCCGACCAGGTGCCCTGGCTGGTCCGCTTCCCCGAGAGCGAGCGCCCCTACCTGCGCAACGCCAAGCACGTGCGCAAGCTCCTGCTGGCCGTGGAGCGGTCCCTGCGCCGCCTGGTCAGCGACGGCGAACGGGTGCTTGGCATCAGCGGCCCGGTGAACATGCTGCCCTGCAGGCTCACGGCCGACTTCCAGGACCGTTTCGGCTTCCTGCGCCTTGGGGGCCGCCCTGTGTGCAGCTTCGTGGACGGAGCCTACCACTCCACCACGCGCAAGCCCAACCTGGTGGTGCTCGAAGAGGCCCTGCTCGAGAGCGAGGCCGGGCCGGATGAGGGGCACGACCTCTACCAGATCGTCTGCTCCATCGTGGACGAGGCCCGCAAGGAGGGCTTCGGCTGCACCCTGCTGCTGGACCCCAAGAGCTCCCTGACTCCGCTGGCGGGGCAGCACATGGCCCCGCCCCTCTCCCTGCGGGATCCCCACCACCTCGACCTGGCCAAGTCCCTGGCCAAGCTCGACGGCGCCCTGCACATCACCGGCGGGGGGGACCTGTACGCCTTCGCCTGCCTGCTGGACGGCACCAGCGTCGGCTCCGAGGACCGCTCCCGGGGGGCTCGCTTCAATTCCGCCCTGCGCTTCACGGCCATGCACCCCGGAGTGTTGGCCGTGGTCGTCTCCGCGGACGCGCCCGTGTTCTGCTTCCAGGACGGGGTGCAGCTCAACGCCGTATGCGAGCTTCAGCACGACTGCGAGCTGGACCTTGACCCTCCCACCCTTGAAAAATGGCTGGAGGGGCAATAG
- the rplU gene encoding 50S ribosomal protein L21 produces MYAIVETGGKQYRVVEGAKITVEKLTADAGSQVALEKVLLVGEEGGLKVGAPYVEGAKVTCEVVEHLRGPKVIVFHKWRRNDSHKKTGHRQDLTTLKITSIQA; encoded by the coding sequence ATGTACGCTATTGTTGAGACTGGCGGTAAGCAATACCGCGTCGTTGAGGGCGCCAAGATCACCGTTGAGAAGCTCACGGCTGATGCCGGCTCCCAGGTGGCCCTGGAAAAGGTGCTGCTGGTTGGCGAGGAAGGCGGCCTGAAGGTCGGCGCTCCCTATGTGGAAGGCGCCAAGGTCACCTGCGAGGTTGTCGAGCATCTGCGCGGCCCCAAGGTGATCGTGTTCCATAAGTGGCGTCGCAACGACTCCCACAAGAAGACCGGTCATCGTCAGGATCTCACGACCCTGAAGATCACCTCGATCCAGGCCTAG
- the rpmA gene encoding 50S ribosomal protein L27 produces MAHKKAGGSSRNGRDSAGQRRGVKRYGGQVVKAGNILVRQLGTKFHPGTNVGLGKDFTLFALVDGVVSYEKYIRNRKVKTRVCVVPAAA; encoded by the coding sequence ATGGCTCATAAAAAAGCAGGCGGCAGTTCCCGCAACGGCCGCGACAGCGCCGGTCAACGCCGCGGCGTCAAGCGCTACGGCGGCCAGGTCGTCAAGGCCGGCAACATCCTGGTGCGCCAGTTGGGCACCAAGTTCCACCCCGGCACCAACGTCGGCCTGGGCAAGGATTTCACCCTGTTCGCCCTGGTGGACGGTGTGGTCAGCTACGAAAAGTACATCCGCAACCGCAAGGTCAAGACGCGGGTGTGCGTGGTTCCGGCCGCGGCCTAG
- a CDS encoding response regulator produces MRVSLHGKVFLLVTALTTFTLAVAMAVTGYSLKTRLVEDQEQSAAVRLKVSSLFIAERDADVKERIRDTLQDQRHALSRHLSLMMSSLQQENEELRAGIISPQNAIDAALAQAAKASAVSGVNIFISDRDGKGLAHTDASLAGKDWAGIMGGSDTDQKPYRTALFERDGAGSLLIWWPTAEQARTDKHLACAEVFEPWGWHVGVSIPYGQLEERFQDYRNSMIHETVATLSLVQQGRTGRIFLLDQDGSFLLAPPKPLREAMTSVMHDISTVSSGPDNPTHLHWSDHGLEYAAFTVQLHSLGWRLGLVMDNGELTDTAMALARDQILAIVGVFLTGMLMAWGAARWIAKPINDLAGCVDSFRPRPGGLEPTRLALEDLALQHPGEVGDLARTWARTVEALDKGLSELHAAWAAQDDAARQLASSRAELLELNRELEERVQLRTAALEAANSKLRGSELRYRSLFMSSPIAFLDCDFSALAELSRTPEMAALEDYSRLMESNPDLSAECVRMTRVLDANPAALELLGAHNRYELLQSLHTINMPGGGEFFAAMFSGLRSGAGGFSLETSFTNLLGEERHVVADARAMPGFERDFRHVIISVMDITQRKVDERRLLAAHQQAQASSRAKSDFLANMSHEIRTPISAILGLADLSQRQTDAAKTSRHLRMIAESAKTLLAIIGDVLDLSRVEAGKLTLESVPFNPCETLEGVLETFRGLCRDKGLALDVSLGPDIPAKLVGDHVRLGQVVSNLLGNALKFTAEGHIALKANVLRTTDTYVELQICVEDTGIGIPPNQLESVFDSFRQVDSTLSKRFQGAGLGLAICRELTALMGGRIWAQSTPGAGSTFCFTARFGLAAQGEEDQSPTVAETGPGQCSLSILVVEDNPMNLHVFQEFLASLGHRVAAAEDGVAALEALRKERFDLVFMDVQMPRMDGLEAVRRIRAGECGEDVALMPVIALTAYAMRGDRERFIEAGMTDYLAKPVPLGVLQELVERHSRKADGGGSKQPAQPGAIRLPPLMKDLLVFLRDRTETARRLLAVGDFDGVARTGHDIKGTSMAFDVGEVNEIGARLERAAQELNPDEALVAVLELHDILVKLEAQGRDGR; encoded by the coding sequence ATGAGGGTCTCGCTTCACGGCAAGGTGTTCCTTCTTGTCACGGCGCTGACGACATTCACCTTGGCCGTGGCCATGGCTGTGACCGGCTACTCCCTCAAGACAAGGCTCGTTGAGGACCAGGAGCAGAGCGCCGCCGTGAGGCTCAAGGTCTCATCGCTGTTCATCGCGGAGCGCGACGCCGACGTGAAGGAACGCATCCGCGACACCCTCCAGGACCAGCGCCATGCCCTCAGCCGCCACCTGAGCCTCATGATGTCCAGCTTGCAGCAGGAGAACGAGGAGCTGCGCGCCGGCATCATCAGCCCCCAGAACGCGATCGACGCGGCCCTGGCCCAGGCGGCCAAGGCCAGCGCCGTCTCCGGCGTGAACATCTTCATTTCCGACCGCGACGGCAAGGGCCTCGCCCACACCGACGCGTCCCTCGCCGGGAAGGACTGGGCAGGCATCATGGGCGGCAGCGACACCGATCAGAAGCCCTACCGGACGGCGTTGTTCGAACGTGACGGGGCAGGTTCGCTGCTGATCTGGTGGCCCACCGCCGAACAGGCGCGCACTGACAAACACCTGGCCTGCGCGGAGGTGTTCGAGCCCTGGGGCTGGCACGTGGGCGTGAGCATCCCCTACGGCCAGTTGGAGGAGCGCTTCCAGGACTACCGCAATTCCATGATCCACGAGACCGTGGCCACGCTCTCCCTGGTGCAGCAAGGCCGCACCGGGCGCATTTTCCTGCTCGACCAGGATGGTTCCTTCCTGCTGGCTCCGCCCAAACCCCTGCGCGAGGCCATGACGTCCGTCATGCATGATATCAGCACCGTCAGCTCCGGGCCGGACAACCCCACCCACCTGCACTGGAGCGACCACGGGCTGGAATACGCGGCCTTCACGGTCCAACTCCACAGTCTCGGATGGCGACTTGGGCTCGTCATGGACAACGGCGAACTCACCGACACGGCCATGGCCCTGGCCCGCGACCAGATCCTGGCCATCGTCGGCGTTTTTCTGACCGGCATGCTCATGGCCTGGGGCGCGGCCCGCTGGATAGCCAAGCCCATCAACGACCTGGCCGGATGCGTGGACTCCTTCAGGCCGCGCCCGGGCGGCCTTGAACCCACCCGGCTCGCCCTTGAGGATCTGGCCCTCCAGCACCCCGGCGAGGTGGGCGACCTGGCCCGGACCTGGGCCCGCACGGTTGAAGCACTGGACAAGGGGCTCTCGGAGCTGCACGCGGCCTGGGCCGCCCAGGACGACGCCGCGCGGCAGCTGGCCTCCTCCCGGGCGGAGCTGCTGGAGCTCAACCGCGAGCTGGAGGAGCGCGTCCAACTGCGAACCGCAGCGTTGGAAGCCGCCAACTCCAAGCTTCGCGGCAGCGAGCTGCGTTACCGAAGCCTGTTCATGAGCTCGCCCATCGCCTTCCTGGACTGCGACTTCTCCGCCCTGGCCGAGCTCTCCCGCACCCCCGAGATGGCAGCCCTGGAAGACTACTCCAGGCTCATGGAGTCAAACCCCGACCTCTCGGCCGAATGCGTCCGCATGACCCGCGTGCTGGACGCGAACCCGGCGGCCCTGGAACTCCTTGGCGCCCATAACCGCTATGAGCTGCTGCAGAGCCTTCACACCATCAACATGCCCGGCGGCGGGGAGTTTTTCGCGGCCATGTTCTCCGGCTTGCGCTCGGGCGCTGGCGGCTTCAGCCTTGAGACATCCTTCACCAACCTTCTCGGGGAGGAGCGCCACGTCGTGGCGGACGCCCGCGCCATGCCCGGCTTCGAGCGCGACTTCCGCCACGTGATCATCTCCGTGATGGACATCACCCAGCGCAAGGTGGACGAGCGCCGCCTGCTCGCCGCCCACCAGCAGGCCCAGGCATCCAGCAGGGCCAAAAGCGACTTCCTGGCCAACATGAGCCACGAGATCCGCACGCCGATCAGCGCAATCCTGGGTCTGGCCGACCTCTCGCAACGCCAGACGGATGCGGCCAAGACCTCACGCCACCTGCGCATGATCGCCGAGAGCGCCAAGACCCTTCTGGCCATCATCGGCGACGTGCTGGACCTCTCCCGCGTGGAGGCGGGCAAACTCACCCTGGAGAGCGTCCCCTTCAACCCCTGCGAAACCCTGGAGGGGGTGCTGGAGACTTTCCGCGGCCTCTGCCGGGACAAAGGCCTGGCCCTCGACGTGAGCCTGGGGCCCGACATCCCGGCCAAGCTCGTGGGCGACCACGTGCGCCTGGGGCAGGTGGTCTCCAACCTGCTTGGCAACGCCCTGAAATTCACCGCCGAGGGGCACATCGCCCTCAAGGCAAACGTGCTGCGCACCACCGACACCTATGTGGAGTTGCAGATCTGCGTTGAGGACACAGGCATCGGCATCCCTCCCAATCAGCTGGAGAGCGTCTTCGACAGCTTCAGGCAGGTGGACTCCACCCTGTCCAAGCGGTTCCAGGGCGCGGGGCTCGGGCTGGCCATCTGCAGGGAGCTCACCGCCCTGATGGGCGGCAGGATATGGGCGCAGAGCACGCCGGGCGCGGGCAGCACCTTCTGTTTCACGGCCCGCTTCGGCCTTGCGGCGCAAGGCGAGGAGGACCAGTCCCCCACGGTCGCGGAAACGGGACCGGGGCAGTGCAGCCTGAGCATCCTGGTGGTGGAGGACAACCCCATGAACCTGCACGTGTTCCAGGAATTCCTGGCCTCCCTGGGGCACCGCGTGGCCGCCGCCGAGGACGGGGTGGCCGCCCTGGAGGCGCTGCGCAAGGAGAGATTCGACCTGGTGTTCATGGACGTGCAGATGCCGCGGATGGACGGCCTGGAGGCGGTGCGCCGCATCCGCGCAGGGGAATGCGGCGAGGATGTGGCGCTGATGCCGGTGATCGCCCTGACGGCCTACGCCATGCGGGGCGACAGGGAACGCTTCATCGAGGCGGGCATGACCGACTACCTGGCCAAACCCGTGCCGCTGGGGGTCCTGCAGGAACTGGTGGAGCGCCACAGCCGCAAGGCCGACGGAGGAGGATCGAAGCAACCAGCCCAACCCGGAGCCATACGCTTACCCCCCTTGATGAAGGATCTCCTGGTTTTTCTGAGGGATCGCACGGAGACCGCCCGAAGGCTGCTCGCCGTTGGCGATTTCGACGGCGTGGCCCGCACCGGGCACGACATCAAGGGGACGTCCATGGCCTTCGACGTGGGGGAGGTCAACGAGATTGGCGCACGCCTTGAACGCGCCGCCCAGGAATTGAACCCGGACGAGGCCCTGGTGGCCGTACTGGAACTGCACGACATCCTGGTCAAGCTCGAAGCCCAGGGCCGCGACGGACGTTGA
- the motA gene encoding flagellar motor stator protein MotA, with protein MFAIIGIVMVLGSVILGYTLEKGNFGVLWQPAELVIIFGAAFGSMVLGSPKEVVIGALKGIGGAFSSSKCSKAFFLDMLIMLSMLFMKIRREGLVAIEKDIEGPESSQIFSGFLKNKSNKFIVDFVCDTMRVFSTVNIEQHEFENIMEADIEAYGHEAVAPAGAVNKMADALPGLGIVAAVLGVVITMGFISEPPEVIGHHIGAALVGTFLGVLMCYGIIGPIAANMECKAKDGEHCLIVVKCALGAFVGGNPPPVALEAGRRAIPNHHRPSFAELEEAVKASKGK; from the coding sequence ATGTTCGCCATCATCGGCATAGTCATGGTCCTTGGCTCGGTCATCCTGGGCTACACGCTGGAGAAGGGCAATTTCGGCGTGCTCTGGCAGCCCGCCGAACTGGTGATCATCTTCGGCGCGGCCTTCGGCTCCATGGTCCTGGGCTCGCCCAAGGAAGTGGTCATCGGGGCGCTCAAGGGCATCGGCGGGGCTTTCAGCTCCTCCAAGTGCAGCAAGGCCTTCTTCCTGGACATGCTCATCATGCTCTCCATGCTGTTCATGAAGATCCGGCGCGAAGGCCTGGTGGCCATCGAGAAGGACATCGAAGGCCCGGAATCCAGCCAGATATTCAGCGGCTTCCTCAAGAACAAGTCCAACAAGTTCATCGTGGATTTCGTCTGCGACACCATGCGCGTGTTCTCCACCGTGAACATCGAGCAGCACGAGTTCGAGAACATCATGGAGGCCGACATCGAGGCCTACGGCCACGAGGCCGTGGCCCCCGCCGGCGCGGTGAACAAGATGGCCGACGCCCTGCCGGGCCTTGGCATCGTGGCCGCGGTTCTCGGCGTCGTCATCACCATGGGCTTCATCAGCGAGCCCCCCGAGGTCATCGGCCACCACATCGGCGCGGCCCTCGTGGGCACCTTCCTGGGCGTTTTGATGTGCTACGGCATCATCGGCCCCATCGCCGCCAACATGGAATGCAAGGCCAAGGACGGGGAGCACTGCCTGATCGTGGTCAAGTGCGCCCTTGGGGCCTTCGTGGGCGGCAACCCCCCGCCGGTGGCCCTGGAGGCCGGACGGCGCGCCATACCCAATCACCACCGCCCCAGCTTCGCCGAGCTGGAGGAGGCCGTGAAGGCCTCCAAGGGCAAGTAA